From the genome of Fibrobacter sp. UWEL:
TCACCGTAAACACCGAACGCGATAAGAAAATCCTGGAGGATCAAGTGGCCTGTACAATCAGTATTGACGAACAGATCGGACGCCTGTTCCTTTCTTACGTTGAAGGGGAGAATAAGGCTAGGCTTGAAGATGCTGAGGCTCTCCTTCGCGAAGGGGATTCCGTAGAGCGTGTGGCTCGCGTGCTCAAACTTCCCGTAGAAAAGGTCAAGGAGCTGGCGGACAAGATTAAAAACGCTTAGGCTTGTCGCAGTCGTTTTCGCAGCCCCCTGCTTCGCAGGGCTGCTCCCACATTCCATTCGCAGCTTCGCTGCGAGAGCGGGAAAAGGGAATGCTCAGTCGTGGTCCCCTCGCTACGCGAGGCCACTCGCTCACATTCCATTCGCAGCTTCGCTGCGAGAGCGGGAAAAGGGAATGCTCAGTCGTGGTCCCCTCGCTACGCGAGGCCACTCCTTCGCCCTTCGGGCTTGCGGCTTCGCCGTAAGCTCATTATTTGACTCCACGGGCTGCGCCCACGAGGCAAATAATGCCGCACCCTCTTCGAGGGTCCGGTCCCTTCTCTTCACGTTCCAAGAAAAAAGAAGAAGCACCACAAAGTGGTGCTTCTTCTTTTTTAGAGCGGGAAAAGGGACTCGGACCCTCGACCCCGACCTTGGCAAGGTCGTGCTCTACCAACTGAGCTATTCCCGCGGGGTGACCCATATATAGCTAAATAATTTCAGCTTGTAAAGGGATATGGGCCATTTTTTTGAACTTTTTTTCTTTTTATGCGGTTTTAGTACTCCAGTTCAGTCACTACGCTGATAAAGGAGGAAATTTCCACGGAATCGGCGATGTTCATTGCGGCGGATCCACCACCCAGGAGCCCACTAAGAGCCATTTTCCCTCTAGGAGGAGACTTGCGCAGCACGGCTGCATCATTATAACTATCAAATTCGTTTAGCACCATTTCATCCAGGCCACTTTCCGCATTATCGGCAACGTTCACCACGTCCCCCATCTTGCCGCCGAAGCCTTCTGCCAAGGCTTTCGCGCGGGCGAGGGCCTTCTGTGCAGCCATGTGAGTCACCTGGACTCGCAAGGAATCCTCATTGGTCAAAGCAGGGGTCGCCTCATTCATCATGACGTTCTCGATTTCAGCAAGAGCGGAGTAGAACGCAACCGCCGCAGCCTTGGAGGTGAAGTTCACAGTTACCGCCTGAGTCGCCATCACAGGATTTTTCGCCTGTTCAGCTTCACGCAGCTCCCATTTGCCCTTCTTGCGAATGTATATGGATTTTACATCGATTTCAGATTCCGCAACCCCCAAGTTTTTCGCAAGTTCTACAATCTGGCTGCGTTTTTCCGCCACCTGCTTGTAGAGAGCCTCTTTGCTTTTTCCGTCAATGGAAACACTAGCAGACACAATAAACTTATCCGCAAGGAACATTTTCTGTTCATGCTGATTGACCGTGATATAGGAATTCTTGGAATCGTTCTTTCCAACCAGGCGCATATCCGTTTGAACGATTGCATTCACTCTAACAGAATCAGACTGGCTGTAGTATTCATCCGCAAAGGAATAACCCTTCACCGTAATTGCGGTACCAACCTTAGCGCCCACACTCTGGGCGTATTCATCCGCTTTCAGCTTAGCTTTTTTGCAGGCGCTCTTAATCGTTTCCATTTCCATGGACTCTGCGTTTTTCAGTTGTCCCTTGGAGCGAACGCCATCCACAAATGCGAATTGGGTCAGTTCCTGTTCCAACGCTTCGGACGCATCCTTGCTGGGCAAACGGACTTCAAAACTCTGCACAGCCAGGAAGCCATCGTCTACACGTTTGTTTTTTACATAGGTCCATTCCTTGTTCACATTGACGCTAGCCTGTTCCACACTTTTCTCGTCGATTTTCAACTTCTTGAACAGGGCGAGAACCTTATCCCGATCTTCACCAACTTGAACAAAAGCCTTGTTCTTGACCTTGTTCTTTTCGGTAATGACGAAACTGGTTACGTACTCGTCTGCAACAAACATACGCTGGTCATCACCCGATACGGAGATGGATCCTCGGCCAGTCTTTTCAATTACTGGCTTTGCAATTCCCAGGGTCTGGTGATTCAATGAAACCGTTTCCGGGGTTCCGCTTTTTTGCTGGTTCCACAGCAAGCCCAAACATACTGCGGACAAACCAGCGACTGCGACTAAAGATGTTTTGTTAGACATATAGACCTCCTTGTCTTTGTTTGCAATATACGCAATAAAAAAATTGCCGAGCACAAAGTACGCGGCAAAATTTTACTTACACAATTTGGAATATTACTTTTTGGAAGTGGCCAGATTTGCCACCGCATTGACGACTAGCGCAACCGCGATGGTGGTGGTCATGCTGATGAGAGGCATCCAGGGCCAGCTAAAGATTCCACCAAGCACCGCGGGCACATGGAAGGCGGGAATTCCCTGAACCAGGATGAGGCTACCCATACCGCAGAGTACAGCCACGATGACGCACCAGCCACGAAGTCTCTTTTCCGCAAATCCAAATACTTTATCAGCAAAGAAAGCCAGCAGGAACATGCCAAGAAGAGGACCTGTAAAGAGACCAGTAAAGAACACAGCGTTCTTCAGGAGGCTTCCCTGCTGGGTGGCAGCAAAGAGTGCACCGAACACCCCAAGGACACCCCACAAAACCGTCCACAATTTTGCACGTTTGAGACCGCCCAGGCCTTCATTTTCCTTCCAGCCAAAGAAGTCTCTTTCGGAAGTATTGCTGAGAGAATTGATGGCGCCGGAAAGGGAACTCATGGCGGCAGCACAGATAGCAGCAACGATCAAGCCCGTCACGCCTTGAGGAAGCCCGTTTACAATAAAGTAAGGAAACACATCGTTCTGTCCGAGGCCATCGGGAAGCACTGCAGCGTGAGCGCTCTGGTAGTAAACGTAAAGGGCCGCGCCCACCCAGTAGAACAAGATGGAAACCACAACGCCAAGCACCATGGAGAGAACGCTGGAACGGTTGGCCGCCTTCACGTCCTTACAGCTGAGGTAGCGCTGGACAAACTGCTGGTCGCAACCGCGGATGGCGATTTCCAGAATGGCGTAAGCAAAGCCAGCAGAGATCAGCGTGCGGGCGTTGGAAATATCAAGGCTTCCGTCAAACCATTTCGTCTTACCGGCTTCCCCAGCCATACGGGCCATCTCGCCAAAGCCACCTACGGAATTGGAAATGATCAGGAGCACCAAGGCGCCACCGCCAAAGAAGACAATGAACTGCATCACGTCGGTCCAGATTACCGCCTTGATGCCGCCAAACCAGGTGTAGAAAATGGCAACGGCCGCAGACACGATGATAGCCACCTTCAGGTCGATATGCAGGATCTGCGCCAACACAAGCGAAGGAGCGTACAGCAAAATGCCCGTACGAAGCAACAAGTGCATACAGTAGAAGACAGCGGCCAAACGACGTACAGGTCTGCTAAAGCGAACCTCAAACAGTTCGTATGCGCTGGAGATTCCGGAATTCTGGAAGCGGGGAATAAAGACTTTGCCCACCACAAAAATACTGATGAAGGCGCCAATCTGGAACATGAGGAATGTCATGTTGTCGCCATACACATCCGCAGGCGCACCCAGGAAAGTGGTCGCACTGACGGAGGTTGCAATGAGGCTAATGCCCACGGCAATCCAAGGCATGGAGCCGCCGCCCAGCATGTATTCTTTCAGGTTCTTGTTTCCGCGGGAGACCCACAGTCCAATAAAGAGGGAAACCAGAAGGTAGCCCACCAGGACTAGCCAATCAACAGCAGTAAACATAGGACCTCAAAAGGTTAGGATGCAGAAGGAGTTGCATCAAGGGGGCGTTCTTCAAACTGCACCACTCGATTACGTCCACCTTCCTTAGCCTTATAGAGAGCCTGGTCAGCGTTCTGCACAGCCTTCTCCATGTCAACAAAGTCAGGGCCCACCAAGTAAGCGCCAACGCTCACCGTAACCTTAAGCGGTTCAGCCTGGTGGATATCGAATACCAGCTTTTCAACAGCCTTACGAATACGTTCTGCAGTTTCAATCATGCCTTCGGCGGTAGTTTCAATCAGGCCCACCACAAATTCTTCACCACCATAACGACCCACCACGTCGATTTCCTTACGGATTTCATCGCTGATGGTCCTTGCAAAACCGTTAATCACTACGTCACCGATGTTGTGACCGTAGGTATCGTTCACATTCTTGAAGTGGTCAATGTCCATCATCAAGACACCGATGTTATACTTCTTGCGAGCAGCGCGGGTCTTTTCAGAACGGAGGCGTTCATAGAGAGTACGCTTGTTCATAAGACCGGTCATGCTATCGCGGGAAGCCATTTCCTTGCCGTGTTCAAATTTGCGTGCACGGTCATAAGCAAAGCCTGCAACACCTGCAAATGCCTTCAGCAGTTCCTTTTCGTGTTCGCTGTAGGGATGAGCCTTGCTGCTTTCCAAGCAGATAGCGATATCAGCCACCGCGGAATCCGGTTCCGTCGCAATAGGCATGATAAAGAGCTGGCGGAGGTTGGTATTACGCTTTTCGGAATCGTTCAGACGAGGAACGTAATCATTGAATCCCGGCGGGAAGCTACGTTCGATAGGACGGTTGCGCATGAGAGCCAGGACAAAGATGCCCTTGTCGGACAGAGTAAAGCGCTTTTCTGCAAATTCCTTGGCATCCACGCCATCACAGAACACAACGCGTCCGGAATTTTCGGTACCCTTGTTCAACACCAGAATGGTCAGGCGGTCATAGGCCACGTTATCGCGAACGTAATTAATGATTTGCTTGTAAATGTCCTTCACCGTCATGGTCTGGAAGAACT
Proteins encoded in this window:
- a CDS encoding diguanylate cyclase; amino-acid sequence: MSVSEIMFVVAGLLVGLAFQGGMFLFAIPFAVVALLLGMMNRPRLAGPNSANPTATLPIISLKARSTGNVPVVSPDLRSEFRNENGMINEPESALKVSQVWARANADINKGMSDILRSFKAVVPHVNTIIVFTQLNSPREWGVRNFVNDKEASVDPCVRISENSGIVSQLFRSGVNRLLEGDLPGSKILSYYIDHPPIKSVVAVPMLDHNGQRIGALVMDSTHPSAFTDVTAQAMTYIASAISLLDYKGFLSAQKHIALQQYSGLYNYQRKFFQTMTVKDIYKQIINYVRDNVAYDRLTILVLNKGTENSGRVVFCDGVDAKEFAEKRFTLSDKGIFVLALMRNRPIERSFPPGFNDYVPRLNDSEKRNTNLRQLFIMPIATEPDSAVADIAICLESSKAHPYSEHEKELLKAFAGVAGFAYDRARKFEHGKEMASRDSMTGLMNKRTLYERLRSEKTRAARKKYNIGVLMMDIDHFKNVNDTYGHNIGDVVINGFARTISDEIRKEIDVVGRYGGEEFVVGLIETTAEGMIETAERIRKAVEKLVFDIHQAEPLKVTVSVGAYLVGPDFVDMEKAVQNADQALYKAKEGGRNRVVQFEERPLDATPSAS
- a CDS encoding sodium:solute symporter, which encodes MFTAVDWLVLVGYLLVSLFIGLWVSRGNKNLKEYMLGGGSMPWIAVGISLIATSVSATTFLGAPADVYGDNMTFLMFQIGAFISIFVVGKVFIPRFQNSGISSAYELFEVRFSRPVRRLAAVFYCMHLLLRTGILLYAPSLVLAQILHIDLKVAIIVSAAVAIFYTWFGGIKAVIWTDVMQFIVFFGGGALVLLIISNSVGGFGEMARMAGEAGKTKWFDGSLDISNARTLISAGFAYAILEIAIRGCDQQFVQRYLSCKDVKAANRSSVLSMVLGVVVSILFYWVGAALYVYYQSAHAAVLPDGLGQNDVFPYFIVNGLPQGVTGLIVAAICAAAMSSLSGAINSLSNTSERDFFGWKENEGLGGLKRAKLWTVLWGVLGVFGALFAATQQGSLLKNAVFFTGLFTGPLLGMFLLAFFADKVFGFAEKRLRGWCVIVAVLCGMGSLILVQGIPAFHVPAVLGGIFSWPWMPLISMTTTIAVALVVNAVANLATSKK
- a CDS encoding SIMPL domain-containing protein (The SIMPL domain is named for its presence in mouse protein SIMPL (signalling molecule that associates with mouse pelle-like kinase). Bacterial member BP26, from Brucella, was shown to assemble into a channel-like structure, while YggE from E. coli has been associated with resistance to oxidative stress.), which encodes MSNKTSLVAVAGLSAVCLGLLWNQQKSGTPETVSLNHQTLGIAKPVIEKTGRGSISVSGDDQRMFVADEYVTSFVITEKNKVKNKAFVQVGEDRDKVLALFKKLKIDEKSVEQASVNVNKEWTYVKNKRVDDGFLAVQSFEVRLPSKDASEALEQELTQFAFVDGVRSKGQLKNAESMEMETIKSACKKAKLKADEYAQSVGAKVGTAITVKGYSFADEYYSQSDSVRVNAIVQTDMRLVGKNDSKNSYITVNQHEQKMFLADKFIVSASVSIDGKSKEALYKQVAEKRSQIVELAKNLGVAESEIDVKSIYIRKKGKWELREAEQAKNPVMATQAVTVNFTSKAAAVAFYSALAEIENVMMNEATPALTNEDSLRVQVTHMAAQKALARAKALAEGFGGKMGDVVNVADNAESGLDEMVLNEFDSYNDAAVLRKSPPRGKMALSGLLGGGSAAMNIADSVEISSFISVVTELEY